The proteins below come from a single Vibrio diazotrophicus genomic window:
- a CDS encoding NnrS family protein, translating into MLNITDKSAEDKIIPVLRLGFRPFFLFGSVYSVIAIGIWVYAFQHGQPAQLRVPALWWHVHEMFFGFAMAIVAGFLLTAVQNWTGVNGTKDKWLGVLVTLWILPRVLLWTDVPLWLTSSIEALFLALVAYEISFRVVKAKGYRNLIFLPFFVLAIVANYASYATIKGMPPFPSIAVWQAMLWWFVLLISIMGGRVIPFFTARRFNFEKANTLLWLDAAANTPLVMLFALSFFPLTSEQVSPAIMLFAAVMQLTRWLRWKPWTTLKEPLVWSLHLTYACIPSGLLIKALAELNWIPNGLFVSHNMLHVIAIGAIGGLILSMISRVTMGHTGRMIYQGPNMWLAFAAIVLAAFVRGFGVAFWPQYMLLMVDIAAALWIIAFTLFILKFGTMLLRPRADGHPG; encoded by the coding sequence ATGCTCAACATCACCGATAAGAGTGCAGAAGATAAAATCATCCCCGTTCTGCGCTTAGGCTTCAGACCTTTCTTTTTATTTGGCAGTGTATATTCAGTTATCGCGATTGGCATTTGGGTATATGCCTTTCAACACGGTCAACCCGCTCAGTTAAGAGTTCCCGCTTTGTGGTGGCACGTTCATGAAATGTTTTTTGGCTTTGCCATGGCGATTGTGGCTGGTTTCTTACTAACCGCCGTTCAGAACTGGACAGGTGTGAATGGCACCAAAGACAAATGGTTAGGCGTGCTTGTTACACTATGGATACTGCCGAGAGTGCTGCTTTGGACAGACGTTCCGCTTTGGCTAACCTCTTCCATTGAAGCGCTATTTCTCGCTTTAGTTGCGTATGAGATTTCATTTCGAGTGGTGAAAGCCAAAGGCTATCGCAATCTGATCTTCTTGCCATTTTTTGTTTTGGCCATTGTGGCGAACTACGCCAGTTACGCAACCATCAAGGGTATGCCTCCTTTCCCTTCAATTGCGGTCTGGCAGGCGATGCTGTGGTGGTTTGTACTGCTTATTTCAATTATGGGCGGGCGAGTGATTCCGTTTTTCACCGCACGTCGATTTAACTTCGAGAAAGCGAACACTTTGCTTTGGTTGGATGCTGCGGCCAATACGCCGTTGGTTATGCTGTTTGCTTTAAGCTTTTTCCCGTTAACCAGTGAACAAGTTAGCCCAGCTATCATGTTATTCGCAGCGGTGATGCAGTTGACTCGTTGGCTACGTTGGAAGCCATGGACAACGCTAAAAGAGCCGTTAGTGTGGTCGTTGCATTTGACTTATGCCTGTATTCCTTCAGGGCTGCTTATCAAAGCGTTAGCGGAATTAAATTGGATTCCTAACGGCCTGTTTGTATCCCACAATATGTTACACGTGATCGCTATCGGAGCGATTGGCGGGCTTATCTTATCGATGATCTCGCGTGTGACTATGGGACATACAGGGCGAATGATTTATCAAGGACCAAATATGTGGCTGGCGTTTGCAGCCATCGTGCTTGCTGCTTTTGTGCGAGGTTTTGGTGTCGCTTTCTGGCCGCAGTACATGTTGCTGATGGTGGATATCGCGGCAGCGCTTTGGATCATCGCATTCACTTTATTCATCCTGAAATTTGGCACCATGCTGTTACGCCCACGAGCTGACGGCCACCCAGGATAA
- a CDS encoding MFS transporter: MTNPLRTFTALYGTTLLTVLASGLLTTYLGLRLSAMQVPELWIGAMMSAYYAGLVAGSKIGHRLVAQVGHIRAFVASAGIVTASALGHALVDDLSIWIILRLIVGVGMMCQYMVLESWLNEQADNNQRGAVFASYMIVSYLGLILGQGAISFYPDLGLEPLLLIAICFALCIVPIALTKRIHPDPLVPAPLQITYYWKKAPQALTTVAIGGMIVGSFYGLAPAYASNLGMHPDQVATYMTTTIMAGLLAQWPMGKLSDMISRSSLIRINCVLLGGLTAAIAVLPHQDHLSLVMAFLFGILGFTLYPLATALANSRVEQGERVGLSATILLTFGLGASIGPLIASTIMQWFGNNMLYGFMAVCTLVMFFRLQYINSRQKKAEVYVSEDYIMATGDLVSSPLAVALDPRVDVESVQEEMTPSFEAEEESEEDDSNYQDDEIDGDHDDIVIVNADIEEELK; the protein is encoded by the coding sequence AGGTCTCAGACTTTCAGCAATGCAGGTCCCTGAATTATGGATTGGGGCCATGATGTCTGCGTATTACGCAGGGCTAGTTGCAGGTTCTAAAATCGGGCACCGATTGGTTGCTCAGGTCGGCCACATTCGAGCCTTTGTCGCGAGTGCAGGCATAGTCACGGCGTCCGCACTTGGTCACGCATTGGTGGACGACTTATCAATCTGGATTATCCTCAGACTGATCGTCGGTGTCGGGATGATGTGTCAGTACATGGTGTTGGAAAGCTGGCTCAATGAACAGGCAGATAACAATCAACGTGGCGCAGTATTTGCGAGCTATATGATTGTTTCTTACTTGGGTTTGATTCTCGGCCAAGGCGCGATAAGCTTCTACCCAGATCTAGGCTTAGAGCCTTTGCTGCTTATCGCCATTTGTTTTGCGTTGTGTATTGTGCCAATTGCGTTGACCAAACGAATTCACCCCGATCCATTGGTTCCTGCGCCGCTGCAAATTACTTACTACTGGAAAAAAGCGCCTCAGGCACTGACCACAGTAGCGATTGGCGGCATGATTGTCGGTTCTTTCTATGGTCTTGCTCCTGCTTACGCAAGTAACCTTGGTATGCATCCAGATCAAGTCGCCACCTACATGACCACCACCATCATGGCGGGTTTGTTGGCTCAATGGCCTATGGGTAAGCTCTCAGACATGATTTCCCGTAGCAGCCTAATCCGAATTAACTGTGTATTGCTCGGCGGCTTAACTGCGGCTATCGCGGTTCTGCCACATCAGGATCATTTATCTCTGGTGATGGCTTTCCTATTCGGTATTTTGGGGTTCACCTTGTATCCTCTGGCAACCGCTCTAGCAAACTCGCGTGTTGAACAAGGTGAGCGAGTGGGGTTGTCCGCCACTATTTTGCTGACATTCGGTCTTGGTGCCTCTATCGGGCCATTAATTGCTTCCACCATCATGCAGTGGTTTGGCAATAACATGCTTTATGGTTTCATGGCTGTGTGTACCTTGGTGATGTTTTTCCGTTTGCAATACATTAACTCTCGTCAGAAAAAGGCCGAAGTATACGTATCGGAAGACTACATTATGGCAACAGGTGACTTAGTGTCTTCCCCTCTTGCGGTAGCACTTGACCCTCGTGTTGATGTGGAAAGCGTTCAGGAAGAAATGACACCTTCGTTTGAAGCAGAAGAAGAGAGCGAAGAGGACGACAGCAATTACCAAGACGATGAAATTGACGGCGACCATGATGACATCGTGATTGTCAACGCCGACATTGAGGAAGAACTTAAATAG
- a CDS encoding heavy metal sensor histidine kinase, translated as MLKLSQPFSMRNKLVLMFIGTTLVTYFSFALVLQYAIERHFYNQDFSYVSSKFNAIDREINQSPQALFEQSNNSPLLMWVFENENIIYQNSNLTLPKTQPLIPNSPQAYNPSNAIEWDEDSLALRAFAFNTGNYLVVLGLSINHHLLFLDKLNWILFWSLGFTFLISSAFSSLIVHRGLKPIAVLNEHIQQVSPEQLDIRIKLESLPSELRGLANTHNAMLDRLQMGFRRLSELSSDIAHELKTPLTNITTQNQVILGACRTPKEYQEAIASTLEELNRITKTINDLLYIAKAENKLIHRNDEVLDAGKELSHLIDYYEILADDASVKLVNSGEGRLYMDKNMFERAIGNLLSNAIRHAYVGSTIQVQVQELDEQITISIVNQGDTIPEENIAYLFDRFYRIDKSRQHVGSVGAGLGLSITQSIVQAYNGAIKLTSKDQHTEFKITLPCARSLDQ; from the coding sequence ATGCTTAAACTGTCACAACCTTTTTCGATGAGAAATAAGCTTGTATTGATGTTTATCGGCACAACTTTAGTGACTTATTTTTCATTCGCATTGGTACTGCAATACGCTATAGAGCGCCATTTCTATAATCAAGATTTCAGCTATGTCTCCAGTAAATTCAATGCTATCGACAGAGAAATTAATCAGTCACCACAAGCCCTATTCGAACAATCGAATAACAGTCCTCTTCTGATGTGGGTGTTTGAAAATGAAAATATCATTTATCAAAATTCGAATTTAACCCTCCCGAAAACACAGCCCCTCATCCCAAATTCACCACAAGCCTATAACCCAAGTAATGCCATCGAATGGGATGAAGATTCCCTCGCGCTTCGTGCATTTGCGTTCAATACGGGCAATTATTTGGTCGTGCTTGGGTTGAGTATTAATCATCATCTTTTGTTTTTAGACAAACTGAACTGGATTCTTTTTTGGTCACTTGGTTTTACTTTTCTCATTTCATCCGCATTTAGCAGCCTGATTGTGCATCGAGGCCTCAAACCTATCGCGGTACTCAATGAACATATTCAACAAGTCTCTCCAGAACAGTTGGATATTCGTATTAAGCTAGAATCACTGCCGAGTGAACTGCGAGGTCTGGCAAACACACATAATGCAATGTTAGATAGGCTACAAATGGGGTTCAGACGATTAAGTGAGCTCTCTTCAGATATTGCTCATGAATTGAAAACGCCGCTAACGAATATTACGACGCAAAACCAAGTCATTCTTGGTGCATGTCGCACGCCAAAAGAATATCAAGAGGCCATTGCTTCCACTCTGGAAGAGCTAAATCGAATCACAAAAACCATCAACGACCTGCTTTACATCGCCAAGGCCGAGAACAAATTGATTCATCGTAATGATGAAGTGCTTGATGCGGGAAAAGAGCTCTCCCATCTGATTGACTACTATGAAATATTGGCTGACGACGCCTCGGTTAAGCTAGTGAACTCGGGAGAAGGGAGACTCTACATGGATAAAAACATGTTTGAGCGAGCCATTGGCAACTTACTTTCTAATGCGATTAGACACGCCTATGTTGGGTCGACCATACAAGTTCAAGTGCAAGAACTCGACGAGCAGATAACGATCTCTATAGTTAACCAAGGCGACACTATCCCTGAAGAAAACATCGCGTATCTTTTCGACCGTTTTTACAGAATAGATAAATCTCGCCAGCATGTCGGGAGTGTCGGTGCGGGGTTAGGACTATCAATCACTCAATCGATCGTCCAAGCCTATAATGGTGCCATCAAATTGACATCGAAAGACCAGCATACTGAGTTCAAAATAACCTTGCCTTGCGCAAGATCTTTGGACCAATAG
- a CDS encoding heavy metal response regulator transcription factor, with product MKLLIVEDERKAGEYLQKGLIESGYIVDLVHNGVDGLYQATSEEYDLILLDIMLPKLDGWQVLNTLRNSEIYTPVIMLTAKEQVEDRVRGFELGANDYVVKPYAFVELLARIQNVFRHHVSSPSTNTSQTLRVADLELDMVKRVATRSGHSMSLTAKEFTLLELLMRKQGQVLSRTTIASLVWDMNFDSDTNVIDVAIKRLRNKVDKPFDRPLIHTVRGMGYKLEDADNA from the coding sequence TTGAAATTATTAATAGTTGAAGATGAACGCAAAGCTGGAGAGTACCTGCAAAAAGGGTTAATTGAATCGGGATACATTGTGGATTTAGTGCACAACGGTGTTGACGGACTTTACCAAGCAACAAGTGAAGAGTACGACCTAATTCTACTCGATATCATGCTACCTAAACTGGACGGTTGGCAGGTTCTTAATACTCTACGTAACAGTGAAATTTATACACCCGTTATCATGCTCACAGCCAAAGAGCAGGTTGAAGACCGTGTACGTGGTTTTGAATTGGGCGCGAATGATTACGTAGTAAAGCCTTATGCATTTGTTGAACTACTGGCGAGAATCCAAAATGTATTCCGCCATCATGTAAGCTCTCCCTCAACCAACACCTCCCAAACGCTCCGTGTGGCAGATCTAGAACTCGACATGGTGAAAAGAGTCGCCACGCGCTCAGGGCATTCAATGTCATTAACGGCGAAAGAGTTTACGCTGCTCGAACTGTTGATGCGTAAACAAGGTCAGGTACTGTCACGCACAACCATTGCCTCACTTGTCTGGGATATGAATTTCGACAGTGACACTAATGTTATCGATGTTGCTATCAAACGTCTGCGGAATAAAGTAGACAAGCCTTTTGACAGACCACTTATTCACACCGTCCGAGGCATGGGCTACAAACTGGAAGATGCTGATAATGCTTAA
- the hmpA gene encoding NO-inducible flavohemoprotein, which produces MKESQKSLVLATVPVLRESGVALTTYFYQRMLKHNPELKNVFNQSHQKTGNQPQALAMAVLAYAENINDPSVLLSVVERIAHKHTSLGIRAEQYGIVGKHLLASIKEVLGDAASDELIDAWAAAYQQLADLFIDVESKLYQASVEKAQGWTGWRPFRVRSKVAESEEITSFYLEPTDGGTLPVFKPGQYISVRVFVKETGLYQPRQYSLSQAPNEETLRISIKKESAADHKPAGLVSNHMHGEIQQGDVIEVSAPYGEFVLNEQSERPIVLLSGGVGITPMMAMSSYLNKKDALGSVHFIHSARNPQVHAFKSVTDEFAEKGMKVNYFYDHGANQDNGVQQAPVELAQVLPQDVTQADYYLCGPMAFMSHYMTQLRQLGVPETQIYAEAFGSGGVA; this is translated from the coding sequence ATGAAAGAAAGTCAAAAGTCATTAGTGTTAGCCACCGTTCCTGTTTTACGAGAGAGTGGTGTCGCACTGACTACCTATTTTTATCAACGGATGCTCAAACATAATCCAGAGCTGAAAAACGTCTTCAATCAATCGCATCAAAAAACTGGCAATCAGCCTCAAGCGTTAGCTATGGCTGTGCTCGCATATGCTGAAAACATTAATGATCCTTCCGTATTATTGTCGGTTGTTGAGCGTATCGCGCACAAACACACCAGTTTAGGCATTCGAGCTGAGCAGTATGGCATTGTCGGTAAACACCTTTTAGCTTCAATCAAAGAAGTGCTGGGTGATGCTGCAAGCGATGAATTGATCGATGCTTGGGCTGCGGCTTATCAACAGTTGGCCGATCTGTTTATTGATGTGGAATCTAAGCTCTATCAGGCGTCTGTAGAAAAGGCGCAAGGCTGGACAGGTTGGCGTCCGTTCCGTGTTCGCAGCAAAGTAGCAGAAAGTGAAGAAATCACCTCTTTCTATCTTGAGCCGACAGATGGCGGAACACTACCGGTATTCAAACCGGGGCAGTACATCAGCGTTCGCGTGTTCGTCAAAGAAACGGGGCTGTATCAGCCTCGTCAGTACAGTTTGTCTCAAGCTCCCAATGAGGAGACATTGCGAATCTCAATCAAAAAAGAGTCTGCGGCAGACCACAAACCTGCTGGGCTTGTGTCTAACCATATGCACGGTGAAATCCAACAGGGTGATGTGATTGAAGTCTCTGCGCCGTATGGCGAATTTGTACTGAATGAACAGAGCGAGCGTCCAATCGTGCTGCTAAGTGGCGGTGTGGGTATTACGCCTATGATGGCAATGAGCAGCTATCTGAATAAGAAAGATGCTTTAGGCTCAGTGCATTTCATTCACAGTGCTCGCAACCCTCAAGTTCATGCATTTAAGTCGGTCACTGATGAGTTTGCTGAAAAAGGGATGAAGGTGAACTATTTCTATGATCACGGAGCCAATCAGGACAACGGCGTACAACAAGCTCCGGTTGAGTTAGCACAAGTTCTGCCTCAAGACGTTACTCAAGCAGATTACTATTTGTGTGGGCCAATGGCATTCATGTCTCATTACATGACGCAGCTTCGTCAACTCGGTGTACCAGAGACTCAAATATACGCAGAAGCGTTTGGCTCTGGTGGCGTAGCCTAA
- the norR gene encoding nitric oxide reductase transcriptional regulator NorR — translation MKPSIEQVLLNIAVELNMGEPSTQHYQKLIDALQQLLPCDASALFTLDNEKHLVPIAISGLSSEVFGRRFLPDVHPRLAMILANRKPVRFPENSSLPDPFDGLLSEDIHHSIDVHSCMGCSLYVGDTLVGALTLDAAKPGAFNSIPDKTIETFAALAAGIIRNISLFEALNKANRQQHSVNQLLIDEARSKGGKLVGVSPQIKRLRANIEMVAHSNYAVLISGETGTGKEVVAHQVHAQSLRSDKPMVYVNCAALPESIAESELFGHVKGAFTGANTSRAGKFELADGGTIFLDEIGELPLLLQAKLLRVIQQGEVQRVGADKNHIVDVRVIAATNRDLAQEVAEGRFRSDLFHRLNVFPIQVPPLRSREGDIPVLVGYILDNIRRQFHLKTLHIHPKALQLLEKQSWLGNVRELEHTLMRAGLHAMRTQSELIEPLHFMNDFDLSEQTANGKTKSNTSPQLPNSSIPMREAVEAFQKQLIEHALQLNNGVWSQAAAFLQMDRGNLFKMGKKLGVQTCESSK, via the coding sequence ATCAAACCATCCATAGAACAAGTACTGTTGAACATTGCGGTAGAGCTGAATATGGGAGAGCCTTCCACTCAGCACTACCAAAAATTGATTGATGCCCTGCAACAACTACTTCCCTGTGATGCCAGCGCTCTATTTACACTCGACAACGAAAAGCACTTAGTACCGATTGCCATCAGCGGTTTGTCATCTGAGGTATTCGGACGCCGATTTCTGCCTGATGTCCATCCGCGTTTGGCTATGATCTTAGCCAACCGTAAGCCGGTGCGTTTCCCTGAGAATTCAAGCCTTCCAGACCCTTTTGACGGCTTACTGAGTGAAGATATCCACCACAGTATTGATGTTCACTCTTGCATGGGTTGCAGCTTATACGTGGGCGATACTTTGGTTGGCGCGCTAACGCTGGATGCGGCAAAACCCGGTGCTTTCAACAGTATTCCAGACAAAACCATTGAGACCTTTGCAGCGCTTGCTGCGGGGATCATTCGCAATATCAGTCTGTTTGAAGCATTGAATAAAGCCAATCGTCAGCAACATTCCGTGAATCAATTGCTGATTGACGAAGCGAGAAGCAAAGGCGGAAAACTGGTTGGCGTTAGCCCCCAGATTAAGCGACTCAGAGCCAACATTGAGATGGTCGCACACTCAAATTACGCGGTTTTGATTAGCGGCGAAACGGGTACGGGCAAGGAAGTGGTTGCTCACCAAGTTCACGCGCAGAGCCTACGCAGTGACAAGCCTATGGTTTATGTAAACTGCGCGGCGTTACCCGAATCCATTGCTGAAAGTGAACTATTCGGACATGTAAAAGGCGCGTTTACCGGTGCCAATACTTCGCGTGCGGGTAAATTTGAACTGGCCGATGGTGGCACCATTTTCCTCGATGAAATCGGTGAACTGCCGTTACTATTACAGGCCAAACTGCTGCGTGTTATTCAGCAAGGTGAAGTACAACGAGTGGGCGCAGATAAAAACCACATCGTAGATGTTCGTGTCATCGCGGCAACCAATCGAGACCTCGCTCAAGAAGTGGCTGAAGGGCGTTTCCGCTCCGACCTTTTCCACCGTTTAAATGTATTTCCTATTCAGGTGCCTCCCTTACGCTCTCGTGAAGGAGACATTCCGGTTTTAGTGGGATACATACTGGATAACATTCGCCGCCAGTTCCACCTGAAAACACTGCACATTCACCCTAAAGCACTGCAATTATTAGAAAAACAGTCTTGGTTAGGTAACGTCAGGGAGCTGGAACACACCTTAATGCGTGCTGGCTTACACGCTATGAGAACGCAGTCAGAGTTGATTGAACCCCTCCATTTTATGAACGATTTTGACTTGTCTGAACAAACCGCAAATGGAAAGACGAAGAGCAATACTTCGCCTCAACTTCCCAACTCTTCAATACCCATGCGTGAAGCAGTAGAAGCGTTTCAAAAGCAGCTTATTGAACATGCACTACAACTGAACAACGGTGTTTGGTCTCAGGCGGCGGCTTTTTTACAGATGGACCGAGGTAACTTGTTCAAAATGGGTAAAAAACTGGGCGTACAAACCTGTGAATCTTCCAAATAA
- the hcp gene encoding hydroxylamine reductase — MFCIQCEQTIQTPIAKGCAYSQGMCGKTSDVSDLQDILVYTLQGVSFWAQLGREYQIIDTEIDEWAPKAFFATLTNVNFDEKRIVEFANQAYQYKQSLEQRVRAAATLADKSIPELSPAAQFELPTDREALLKFAPLAAVNRGHETVDPDVMGLRLLCLYGLKGAAAYLEHARVLGQSDVEIHTEYHQIMSWLGTEPQDLNALLNCSMQIGLMNYKIMALLDKGETETFGHPAPTQVNVKTKKGKCILVSGHDLHDLEKILQQTEGKGINVYTNGEMLPAHGYPELNKYPHLAGNYGSAWQNQQKEFANFPGAIVMTSNCLLNPEVGQYADRLFTRSIVGWPGVSHLEGDDFSTVIECALAQDGFQHDEIEQMITVGFGRNALMEAAPAVIDQVKQGNISHFFLVGGCDGDKAERNYYNEFTKQTPEDSLILTLACGKFRFNKEQHGEINGIPRLLDVGQCNDSYSAIQLALALAEEFDCGVNDLPLTLVLSWFEQKAIVVLLTLLALGVKGIYTGPTQPAFLTDNLMAIIQDKFDLRAISTVEQDLAQILGEKAAA, encoded by the coding sequence ATGTTCTGTATTCAATGTGAACAAACCATTCAAACCCCTATCGCAAAAGGTTGCGCGTATTCGCAAGGTATGTGTGGAAAAACAAGTGATGTTTCTGATCTACAAGATATTTTAGTTTATACGCTACAAGGCGTTTCATTCTGGGCTCAACTTGGCCGTGAATATCAAATTATCGACACTGAAATCGACGAGTGGGCACCGAAAGCCTTCTTTGCAACACTGACTAACGTAAACTTTGATGAAAAGCGCATCGTTGAGTTCGCAAACCAAGCTTATCAATACAAACAAAGTTTAGAACAGCGAGTCAGAGCCGCCGCAACGTTAGCTGACAAATCAATTCCTGAGCTTTCCCCAGCGGCTCAGTTTGAACTTCCAACGGATCGTGAAGCACTGTTAAAGTTTGCACCTTTAGCCGCAGTAAACCGTGGCCATGAAACTGTTGACCCTGATGTGATGGGTTTACGTTTACTCTGCTTGTACGGCTTAAAAGGCGCAGCTGCCTACTTAGAACACGCCCGTGTTTTAGGACAAAGTGATGTAGAGATCCACACTGAATATCATCAAATCATGTCTTGGTTAGGTACAGAACCACAAGATCTCAATGCACTGCTTAACTGCTCAATGCAAATTGGCCTAATGAACTACAAGATCATGGCCCTATTAGATAAAGGCGAAACGGAAACTTTCGGTCACCCTGCGCCAACGCAAGTCAACGTAAAAACAAAGAAAGGCAAGTGCATTCTTGTGTCTGGACATGATCTGCATGACTTAGAAAAAATCCTGCAACAAACTGAAGGCAAAGGCATTAACGTCTACACCAATGGTGAAATGTTACCTGCTCATGGTTACCCAGAATTAAACAAGTATCCTCATTTAGCGGGTAACTACGGTAGCGCTTGGCAGAACCAGCAAAAAGAGTTTGCTAACTTCCCGGGTGCAATTGTGATGACATCAAACTGCTTACTGAATCCAGAAGTCGGTCAATACGCCGATCGCCTATTCACTCGCAGCATTGTCGGCTGGCCGGGCGTATCTCATTTAGAAGGTGATGATTTCTCAACAGTGATCGAATGTGCATTAGCTCAGGACGGATTCCAGCATGATGAAATTGAACAGATGATCACTGTCGGCTTCGGTCGTAATGCCTTAATGGAAGCGGCACCGGCTGTGATTGATCAAGTTAAGCAGGGTAATATCAGTCACTTTTTCTTGGTAGGCGGTTGTGATGGCGACAAAGCAGAGCGCAACTACTACAACGAATTTACCAAACAAACGCCAGAAGACAGCCTGATCCTGACTCTCGCTTGCGGTAAGTTCCGTTTTAACAAAGAGCAACACGGTGAAATTAACGGTATTCCTCGTCTTCTCGATGTCGGTCAATGTAACGACTCCTACTCAGCGATTCAGTTAGCATTAGCGTTGGCAGAAGAATTTGACTGTGGTGTCAATGACCTACCACTGACACTGGTATTATCTTGGTTCGAACAAAAGGCGATTGTAGTTTTACTTACCCTACTCGCTTTGGGTGTGAAAGGTATTTACACCGGCCCAACTCAACCAGCATTCCTTACAGACAACTTAATGGCCATTATTCAGGACAAATTCGACCTAAGAGCCATCTCGACTGTTGAACAAGATCTTGCGCAAATCCTTGGCGAAAAAGCCGCTGCGTAA
- a CDS encoding DUF3316 domain-containing protein: MKAIKTALFITALTMTSASAFAQPLFLGGNYISREEVRTVSVAPATSNEQAYQEALSELNALKQMPANKLNKTLNLSRFDTSSNNTHLKEGGYITVQERMNETGQLEYVGRVNVKVHYAERDSNN; this comes from the coding sequence ATGAAAGCAATTAAAACCGCCCTTTTTATTACAGCATTAACAATGACTAGCGCTTCAGCATTCGCCCAACCACTTTTCCTCGGAGGGAACTATATCTCTCGTGAAGAGGTAAGAACGGTGTCTGTCGCACCAGCAACCTCTAATGAGCAGGCTTATCAGGAGGCTCTGTCAGAACTCAACGCTCTTAAACAAATGCCAGCAAATAAACTGAATAAAACGCTGAATCTCTCCCGTTTTGATACTAGTTCGAATAACACTCATCTAAAAGAAGGTGGGTACATCACAGTGCAAGAACGAATGAACGAAACTGGTCAGCTCGAATACGTAGGCAGAGTGAACGTAAAAGTGCATTACGCAGAGCGTGATAGCAATAACTAA
- a CDS encoding hybrid-cluster NAD(P)-dependent oxidoreductase produces MEQFQWPSQDAARLICKSRWQETPDCISFTLTSEEQDKTFSFIAGQFVTLGVEIDGNTEYRAYSLSSLSNQTEMQFTVKRVAGGKVSNYLNDYLQVGQSLQVLPPAGQFHIEQPHTDKILLLSAGCGITPVMSMAKTLLADSQDRTEIHFIHAATCAEQLIYHAELQQMEQQHPRFKLDIMLEDATNTDYLEGRLTQAALANYCPDIASRTAFLCGPVGFMQAMKENLAALGMDMTLFYQESFTPAESTQPEVEDTKSKAAALAHATVFVPSFGTETKIVTGSLLIDALESAKVPVIAACRSGICGSCKCKVTNGDFTRTSSETLTEQEIAEGFVLACSCQIHSDVEVSLN; encoded by the coding sequence ATGGAACAATTTCAATGGCCGAGCCAAGACGCTGCACGCTTAATCTGTAAAAGCAGATGGCAGGAAACGCCGGATTGCATCAGTTTTACCTTAACCAGCGAAGAGCAAGACAAAACCTTTAGTTTTATTGCAGGGCAATTTGTGACTTTAGGGGTAGAGATTGATGGCAACACTGAGTACCGCGCGTATTCTCTCAGCTCACTGTCAAACCAGACCGAAATGCAATTTACCGTGAAAAGAGTTGCTGGCGGTAAAGTATCGAATTATCTCAATGACTATTTACAAGTGGGTCAATCATTACAGGTACTGCCACCCGCTGGACAATTTCACATTGAGCAGCCCCATACCGATAAGATTTTGTTGCTCAGTGCGGGTTGCGGCATAACACCAGTTATGTCGATGGCGAAAACACTGTTAGCAGACAGCCAAGATCGCACAGAGATACATTTCATTCATGCAGCAACCTGTGCAGAGCAGTTAATTTATCATGCTGAACTACAGCAAATGGAGCAGCAGCACCCTCGTTTCAAGCTCGACATTATGCTGGAGGATGCAACCAACACGGATTACTTGGAAGGACGTCTAACCCAAGCGGCGCTTGCCAATTACTGCCCGGATATCGCTTCTCGCACGGCGTTTTTGTGTGGCCCAGTGGGCTTCATGCAAGCGATGAAAGAGAACTTAGCGGCGTTGGGCATGGATATGACGTTGTTCTATCAAGAAAGCTTTACGCCTGCTGAATCAACGCAACCAGAGGTTGAAGACACCAAGAGTAAAGCTGCGGCATTGGCGCATGCCACCGTGTTTGTACCGTCGTTTGGTACCGAGACTAAAATCGTTACAGGAAGCCTGCTTATTGATGCGTTAGAAAGTGCCAAAGTGCCTGTCATTGCGGCTTGTCGCAGCGGTATTTGTGGTTCTTGCAAATGCAAAGTCACCAATGGTGATTTCACACGCACCAGCAGCGAAACTTTAACGGAACAGGAAATAGCCGAAGGATTCGTACTCGCCTGCTCCTGCCAAATTCATTCCGATGTTGAAGTGTCTCTGAACTAG